The following coding sequences are from one Salvia hispanica cultivar TCC Black 2014 chromosome 3, UniMelb_Shisp_WGS_1.0, whole genome shotgun sequence window:
- the LOC125210013 gene encoding uncharacterized protein LOC125210013, protein MELFNFEPIILRNLHPKEIDLSTAKSIFHKEENKIDPDDRNSRLCSACNLPIFATRSQATESGSGYLHNQCSNLPMDLDGSDSHPSLEPLQKLPNLRKGSCSNCDAACGDVLYCCRGPGCGFQLDVKCALTVKILHWSHDHRLMVIRCSAADASFACCACGTGHSLGLSWAPATPLVHVCGTCGFWLHPHCAALPNVIEHQCHNHPLLLNYGRRCPRHHVSVCDLWKEVPDEYTSIVRHITKNTPTTSDGILEHEQPLNLHHEYPICKEADDDEVNSPPTCNACIQFISPPFYTCSQCPKLFLHDSCALLPSVLSQNPIGIALQLIDLQKSLRKIEETTCCHRNTNGSMYCRYETSMDVLCALMHVLPARRTCFSAPPTSWKHAAAAVDP, encoded by the exons ATGGAACTGTTTAATTTCGAACCCATTATCTTGAGAAATCTTCATCCAAAAGAAATTGATCTGTCTACTGCAAAATCTATATTTCACAAGGAAGAAAACAAGATCGATCCTGACGACAGGAATTCGAGGCTATGCAGCGCTTGCAATTTGCCGATCTTCGCGACTCGTTCTCAAGCAACGGAGTCGGGAAGTGGTTACCTGCACAACCAGTGCAGTAATCTGCCAATGGATTTAGATGGCAGCGATTCGCACCCTTCCTTGGAACCCCTCCAGAAGCTGCCTAATCTCCGAAAAGGCAGCTGCTCCAACTGCGACGCTGCTTGCGGGGATGTGTTGTACTGTTGTCGCGGCCCGGGGTGCGGTTTCCAGCTCGACGTGAAGTGCGCTTTAACGGTCAAGATCCTGCACTGGAGCCACGACCACAGGCTGATGGTCATCCGCTGCTCAGCAGCGGATGCTTCCTTTGCCTGCTGTGCGTGTGGGACCGGGCATAGTCTGGGGCTGTCGTGGGCCCCGGCTACGCCTTTGGTCCACGTGTGCGGCACATGTGGTTTCTGGTTGCATCCACACTGCGCTGCACTGCCAAATGTAATAGAGCACCAGTGCCACAACCACCCACTTCTTCTGAATTACGGACGCAGGTGTCCACGTCACCACGTGTCAGTGTGCGATTTGTGGAAAGAAG TTCCCGATGAATACACAAGTATTGTCCGACACATAACCAAAAATACACCCACCACAAGTGATGGCATACTGGAGCACGAACAGCCACTAAACCTGCACCATGAGTATCCCATCTGCAAAGAGGCCGATGACGACGAAGTTAATAGCCCCCCAACCTGCAACGCGTGCATCCAATTTATCTCACCTCCATTCTACACGTGCTCTCAGTGCCCGAAACTCTTCCTCCACGACAGCTGCGCGCTTCTCCCGTCCGTGCTGAGTCAAAACCCCATCGGCATTGCCCTCCAACTCATCGACCTACAAAAGTCTTTGAGAAAAATCGAAGAAACCACGTGCTGCCATCGCAACACAAACGGATCCATGTATTGCCGTTACGAAACCAGCATGGATGTCTTGTGCGCCCTGATGCATGTATTGCCGGCACGACGCACGTGCTTCTCCGCTCCTCCAACGAGCTGGAAGCATGCCGCTGCTGCGGTGGATCCCTGA
- the LOC125210014 gene encoding uncharacterized protein LOC125210014: protein MQENRVPKLVHFPVPDEYTSILRHIAKCTTSPSDDIVQHQHPLTLHHDYPVYNDDEEINNDGDVHRLPKCNGCIQFISPPFYTCSRCPKLLLNDCCVRLPRKRALRPLKGSLEIGWLSRSTGKLIGLNSRDESSHGISKTLCCNRLTNGFTYSHREMNRDIICSFMPDAITHTSHAKTHVLRSYVHPLEYEVATCRCCNGFLRDISYNCTTCRNFSIHATCACLPATVHHVSDLHPLELVTAPPPHMQSQTETFCDACEQGLDCTQWYYGCADCEQAFHVDCLDQLSFIKYEIAEVHEAYHKCPLTLGPRP from the coding sequence ATGCAAGAAAATCGAGTTCCAAAATTGGTTCATTTTCCGGTACCTGACGAATACACAAGTATTCTACGACACATAGCAAAATGCACCACCTCCCCAAGTGATGACATAGTGCAACACCAACATCCACTAACCTTGCACCACGACTATCCCGTCTACAACGATGACGAGGAGATCAACAACGACGGCGACGTTCACCGGCTCCCTAAGTGCAATGGGTGCATTCAATTCATCTCACCTCCATTCTACACCTGCTCCCGATGCCCGAAACTCCTTCTCAATGATTGTTGCGTGCGTCTCCCGCGCAAGAGAGCGCTCCGCCCGCTCAAGGGTTCCCTGGAAATAGGGTGGCTCAGCCGTTCCACAGGTAAGCTCATCGGCCTAAATAGCCGAGACGAGTCTTCCCATGGCATCTCAAAAACCCTGTGCTGCAATCGCCTTACCAACGGATTCACCTACTCCCACCGCGAAATGAACAGGGACATCATCTGCAGCTTCATGCCTGACGCGATCACGCACACTTCCCACGCCAAGACGCACGTGCTCCGCTCGTACGTACACCCATTAGAATATGAGGTAGCGACGTGCCGCTGCTGCAACGGATTTCTAAGGGACATATCCTACAACTGCACCACATGCCGCAATTTCAGCATACACGCCACGTGTGCATGCCTTCCCGCCACCGTCCACCACGTGTCCGACCTGCACCCCCTGGAGCTCGTCACGGCCCCACCTCCTCACATGCAGTCGCAGACGGAGACCTTCTGCGATGCATGTGAGCAGGGCCTTGACTGCACGCAGTGGTACTATGGCTGCGCGGATTGCGAGCAGGCGTTCCACGTGGACTGCTTAGATCAACTATCTTTCATCAAGTACGAGATTGCAGAGGTGCATGAGGCGTATCATAAATGCCCACTCACCCTCGGTCCGCGGCCGTAG